One genomic region from Trueperaceae bacterium encodes:
- a CDS encoding winged helix DNA-binding domain-containing protein produces the protein MSTNAAGRRRANEVTRGEVIAFRLGAQHLAERLSPAGLLAAAGACGVQNSPPGSALLALQARVRDLARADVDHAVAEEKSLLQTWSMRGAPFYFPTADAAVFTAGVLPPTEAALRHFIPGIEQSVARLGIDVTAAVELTRAEIGGVLAGRRLAIGELGAELAERITGRLTKDQRPVWQAEGPHAPGQPVGEAVVHFCLRVLALQRVVCFAPRSDNKAPFVLVEEWLGEPVPDVEAPAARAELLRRYLRCYGPASRAGFAAWLGVTVGDAEPWWSLLEGELTRVEFGGASWLLTSDLDALRASSAPQGVRMLPPRDPYTQLRDRATIVDEKYHRQIWKAVGELGTLLVDGEIVGTWRPRKSGRKLVVTVEAFGPLSERAMKELREEAQHVARLRGAASAAVEFGGR, from the coding sequence GTGAGCACGAACGCTGCCGGACGCCGCCGAGCCAACGAGGTCACCAGAGGCGAGGTCATCGCTTTCCGGCTCGGCGCCCAGCACCTTGCCGAGCGGCTGAGCCCGGCCGGGCTGCTCGCCGCCGCCGGTGCCTGCGGCGTTCAGAACAGCCCACCGGGCTCGGCGCTGCTCGCGCTGCAGGCGCGGGTGCGGGACCTCGCGCGAGCGGACGTCGACCACGCCGTCGCCGAGGAGAAGAGCCTCCTGCAGACCTGGAGCATGCGCGGCGCGCCGTTCTACTTTCCGACCGCGGACGCGGCCGTGTTCACGGCCGGCGTGTTGCCGCCGACCGAGGCCGCGCTGCGGCACTTCATCCCGGGCATCGAGCAGTCCGTCGCCAGGCTCGGTATCGACGTCACGGCGGCGGTCGAGTTGACGCGAGCGGAGATCGGAGGGGTGCTGGCGGGGCGCCGGCTCGCCATCGGTGAGCTCGGCGCGGAGCTCGCCGAGCGGATCACGGGAAGGCTCACGAAGGACCAACGCCCCGTTTGGCAGGCGGAGGGCCCGCATGCTCCGGGCCAGCCCGTCGGCGAGGCCGTCGTGCACTTCTGCCTCCGGGTCCTCGCGTTGCAGCGGGTCGTCTGCTTCGCGCCCCGATCCGACAACAAGGCGCCGTTCGTGCTCGTCGAGGAGTGGCTGGGCGAACCCGTTCCGGACGTGGAGGCGCCAGCGGCGCGCGCCGAGCTGCTGCGCCGCTACCTGCGCTGCTACGGCCCGGCGAGCCGCGCTGGTTTCGCCGCATGGTTGGGCGTCACGGTCGGCGATGCCGAACCTTGGTGGAGCCTGCTCGAGGGCGAGCTGACGCGCGTGGAGTTCGGTGGAGCCTCCTGGCTACTCACGTCCGACCTCGACGCCCTGCGGGCGTCGTCCGCCCCACAAGGCGTGCGCATGCTCCCGCCGCGCGACCCTTACACGCAGCTGCGTGACCGGGCGACGATCGTCGATGAGAAGTACCACCGACAGATCTGGAAGGCAGTCGGCGAGCTGGGCACGCTCCTCGTCGACGGCGAGATCGTCGGTACTTGGCGGCCGCGCAAGAGCGGTCGGAAGCTCGTCGTCACTGTCGAGGCCTTCGGCCCGTTGTCCGAGCGGGCCATGAAGGAGCTGCGGGAAGAGGCGCAGCACGTGGCGAGGTTGCGTGGAGCGGCGTCTGCCGCTGTCGAGTTCGGTGGTCGTTGA
- a CDS encoding DNA-3-methyladenine glycosylase has translation MVPDDHETRISTLLGAPLPEAFYRRSADEVAPDLLGAYLAVRPAGEAPRVGRVVEVEAYVGEEDAACHAYKGRTKRTATLYGPAGTAYVYLVYGMHELFNVVCQPEGVPHAVLVRAVEPVERTGADPRAANGPGKLTRLLGIDRSHDGGSLLAPPITLHAGPTPRRMVITPRVGVAYSGRWADAPLRYYDADSPAVSRPPRGRVGSG, from the coding sequence ATGGTGCCTGACGACCACGAGACCCGGATCTCCACCCTGCTCGGCGCGCCGCTGCCGGAAGCGTTCTACCGCCGCTCGGCTGACGAGGTGGCGCCCGACCTCCTCGGCGCCTACCTCGCCGTGCGCCCGGCCGGCGAAGCCCCACGCGTGGGCCGCGTCGTCGAGGTCGAGGCTTACGTCGGCGAGGAGGACGCGGCCTGCCACGCCTACAAGGGCCGGACGAAGCGCACCGCCACCCTCTACGGCCCGGCCGGCACGGCGTACGTTTACCTCGTGTACGGCATGCACGAGCTCTTCAACGTCGTCTGCCAACCCGAGGGCGTGCCGCACGCCGTCCTCGTAAGGGCGGTCGAGCCCGTCGAGCGCACGGGCGCCGACCCGCGCGCCGCCAACGGACCGGGCAAGCTCACGCGTCTCCTCGGCATCGACCGCAGCCACGACGGCGGCTCGCTCCTCGCGCCCCCGATAACGCTGCACGCTGGACCAACGCCACGGCGCATGGTGATCACGCCGCGCGTCGGCGTGGCGTACTCCGGGCGCTGGGCCGACGCCCCGTTGCGCTACTACGACGCGGACAGCCCGGCCGTCTCACGGCCGCCCAGGGGGCGCGTCGGGAGCGGCTAG
- a CDS encoding NUDIX domain-containing protein: MTRDLAVSVFVVWRDRVLLHRHRKLGIWLPPGGHVEPGELPDDAATREVLEEAGIAVELVGPPPIVAPGPRQLVRPRGVQLEAIAADHEHVDLVYLARPVASYAGALAGEEPSMGWYDLVSALSLGLTPELDAWVRLALSELGEG; this comes from the coding sequence ATGACGCGCGACTTGGCCGTCAGCGTGTTCGTGGTCTGGCGCGACCGGGTGCTGCTGCACCGCCACCGGAAGCTGGGGATCTGGCTGCCGCCCGGCGGTCACGTCGAGCCAGGTGAGCTGCCTGACGATGCCGCGACGCGCGAGGTGCTCGAGGAGGCCGGTATCGCCGTCGAGCTCGTCGGGCCGCCGCCGATCGTCGCCCCCGGTCCCCGCCAGCTCGTCAGGCCCCGCGGCGTCCAGTTGGAGGCCATCGCGGCGGATCACGAGCACGTCGACCTCGTCTACCTGGCGCGGCCGGTCGCGTCTTACGCGGGCGCCTTGGCCGGTGAGGAGCCGAGCATGGGCTGGTACGACCTCGTGAGCGCCCTTAGCCTGGGCCTCACGCCTGAGCTCGACGCCTGGGTGCGGTTGGCCTTGAGCGAACTCGGCGAGGGTTGA
- a CDS encoding aminoglycoside phosphotransferase family protein produces MTDIAPQHLMRRHLVIVHPSQPKVLLERGPDGAPRLPVQDEPLGDSRSALGLAGLLGPELPLVSLGQIAFFRRAAEEGADGVVTELLTTCELFPAPPVDVLRRHEWSGAGEGATVLGLPTPLAEALAGYLGWLAAENGATEAEPAPAEGAARRGHAPGAPAPAEPPPHSLPGSTAALAAAMRAEVAEGDGTREGACSTLEPLVPGDGSAAPLRQLQSWVLSSVWLGDAAAVKVTNPLWPNEPAVTAAIHSLRPDLVPAVVAHGRYAVARGASEPARGGSAEPALGGSHVPDRDHRVAAWMVTRRFEEDHVRTATTSDVLNALAELQAAASGRHAELLAAGVLKRGPHEVAADLGMLWSSPQLAHLTDAERAALPVLERRLGERLARLASAAPLLLTHGDLHQGNAAFTRAGGELPVLFDWTDAALAWPGVDLVTLAGIDEEPNAAELLALRDAYLVAVRAAFHDHPGLLTGVEATLDEGLALAPVYHAVAYAHIAAAVPPAQRAFVDAGRVVSWVVRSMLARWRADA; encoded by the coding sequence ATGACCGACATCGCACCTCAGCACCTGATGCGCCGGCACCTAGTGATCGTTCACCCCTCGCAGCCCAAGGTGCTGCTGGAGCGCGGTCCGGACGGTGCGCCGCGCCTGCCCGTGCAGGACGAGCCGCTCGGCGACTCACGCAGCGCCCTCGGGCTCGCCGGGCTGCTCGGGCCGGAGCTGCCACTCGTGTCGCTCGGGCAGATCGCCTTCTTCCGCCGCGCGGCGGAAGAAGGGGCCGACGGCGTGGTGACGGAGCTCCTGACCACCTGCGAGCTCTTCCCCGCCCCGCCGGTCGACGTCCTACGGCGGCACGAGTGGTCGGGCGCCGGAGAGGGCGCGACGGTCCTCGGGCTACCCACGCCGCTCGCGGAGGCCCTGGCCGGGTACCTGGGCTGGCTGGCCGCCGAGAACGGCGCCACGGAGGCGGAGCCGGCCCCCGCAGAGGGCGCGGCGCGGCGCGGTCACGCCCCCGGAGCGCCCGCTCCGGCCGAGCCACCGCCCCACAGCCTGCCGGGCTCGACCGCGGCGCTGGCGGCCGCCATGCGGGCGGAGGTAGCGGAAGGCGACGGCACCCGCGAGGGAGCCTGTTCGACCCTCGAACCCCTCGTGCCCGGCGACGGCTCAGCCGCCCCGTTGCGGCAGCTCCAGTCGTGGGTCCTGTCCAGCGTGTGGCTCGGGGACGCCGCCGCCGTCAAGGTCACCAACCCGCTCTGGCCGAACGAGCCCGCCGTCACCGCGGCCATCCACTCCCTGAGACCGGACCTCGTGCCCGCGGTCGTGGCGCACGGCCGTTACGCGGTGGCCCGCGGGGCGTCCGAGCCGGCGCGCGGCGGGTCGGCGGAGCCGGCGCTTGGCGGTTCGCACGTTCCGGACCGCGACCACCGGGTCGCCGCATGGATGGTGACGCGCCGGTTCGAGGAGGACCACGTCCGTACGGCCACCACGAGCGACGTCCTGAACGCCCTCGCCGAGCTCCAGGCGGCCGCTTCCGGGCGTCACGCGGAGCTGCTGGCGGCGGGTGTCCTGAAGCGCGGGCCCCACGAGGTGGCGGCCGACCTCGGCATGCTCTGGTCGTCGCCTCAGCTCGCGCACCTCACGGACGCCGAGCGCGCGGCGTTGCCGGTGCTGGAGCGCCGGCTCGGAGAGCGCCTCGCCCGGCTGGCGAGCGCGGCCCCGCTCCTCCTCACGCATGGTGACCTCCACCAGGGCAACGCTGCGTTCACGCGCGCGGGCGGCGAGCTGCCCGTGCTCTTCGACTGGACCGACGCGGCGCTCGCCTGGCCGGGCGTGGACCTGGTGACGCTCGCCGGGATAGACGAGGAGCCGAACGCCGCCGAGCTGCTCGCCCTGCGCGACGCCTACCTGGTCGCCGTCCGCGCCGCGTTCCATGACCACCCCGGCCTACTGACGGGCGTCGAGGCGACGCTCGACGAAGGACTGGCGCTCGCGCCCGTCTACCACGCCGTCGCCTACGCCCATATCGCGGCGGCCGTGCCACCGGCGCAGCGCGCGTTCGTCGACGCGGGGCGGGTGGTCTCCTGGGTGGTCAGGAGCATGCTCGCACGGTGGCGGGCGGACGCGTGA
- a CDS encoding helix-turn-helix domain-containing protein: protein MAKYVSVSEEVFVALAAPTRGAVIRRPGPGPASVGELARALPVILPSFMKHVRTLEASGPIRTVKPGRVRMCTLDRGRRALVDDWLGRLWEARTAGLERLVAEQEESS from the coding sequence GTGGCTAAGTACGTGTCTGTCTCGGAGGAGGTCTTCGTGGCGCTCGCGGCCCCGACCCGTGGGGCGGTGATCCGGCGCCCCGGACCCGGCCCGGCGAGCGTGGGGGAGTTGGCGCGTGCGCTGCCCGTCATTTTGCCGTCGTTCATGAAACATGTGCGAACCCTCGAAGCGAGCGGACCGATCCGAACGGTGAAGCCCGGAAGGGTGCGCATGTGCACCCTGGATCGCGGGCGGCGCGCCCTCGTGGACGACTGGCTGGGGCGCCTATGGGAGGCACGCACCGCCGGTCTTGAACGGCTCGTCGCCGAGCAGGAGGAGAGCTCGTGA
- a CDS encoding cation diffusion facilitator family transporter has product MTPEALAGAGPQAARGAEAPGTGTPAAEAPRGRRGRAAWVSLAGAVLILGLKFSAYLATGSVGFLSDAAESLVNLVAAVVLLVALGVSVAPPDYRHPYGHAKAEYLSSVLEAALIIVAAGVIAWSAVGRLLAPEALTNVALGVGVSVLAAVLNGLLAVYLFSVARKERSDALAANARHILTDVYTSLGVVVGVLLVALTGWQPLDPLVALVVAANIVVVGVRVMRQALSRLLDERLPEREEAKILAVLEADPRVLGFHRLRTRRSGHASFAEVDVFVDPKLTVKEAHDLVGRVEDAIHAELEDLVTTIHVEPFVQGVRDRTLTPKEEFKEEVENG; this is encoded by the coding sequence ATGACGCCGGAAGCCCTCGCCGGCGCCGGGCCGCAAGCGGCACGGGGAGCCGAGGCGCCCGGAACCGGGACCCCAGCGGCCGAGGCGCCGCGCGGGCGTCGCGGCCGGGCTGCCTGGGTGAGCCTGGCCGGCGCCGTGCTCATCCTCGGCCTGAAGTTCTCCGCTTACCTGGCGACAGGCTCCGTCGGCTTCCTCTCCGACGCGGCGGAGTCGTTGGTCAACCTCGTCGCCGCCGTGGTCCTCCTCGTGGCGCTAGGCGTCTCCGTGGCGCCGCCCGACTACCGGCACCCGTACGGGCACGCCAAGGCGGAGTACCTCTCGAGCGTGCTGGAGGCCGCCCTCATCATCGTCGCGGCCGGGGTCATCGCGTGGAGCGCCGTGGGTCGCCTCCTGGCCCCGGAGGCGCTCACCAACGTCGCACTTGGGGTGGGCGTCTCGGTCCTCGCAGCCGTGCTCAACGGCCTCCTCGCCGTCTACCTCTTCTCCGTGGCGCGCAAGGAGCGCTCGGACGCCCTCGCGGCCAACGCCCGCCACATCCTCACGGACGTCTACACCTCGCTCGGCGTGGTGGTCGGCGTGCTGCTGGTGGCGCTCACGGGCTGGCAGCCGCTCGACCCGCTCGTAGCCCTCGTCGTGGCCGCCAACATCGTGGTGGTCGGCGTGCGCGTCATGCGCCAGGCCCTCTCGCGGCTCCTCGACGAGCGCCTCCCCGAGCGGGAGGAGGCGAAGATCCTCGCCGTGTTGGAAGCCGACCCGCGCGTCCTCGGCTTCCACCGCCTGCGGACGCGGCGTTCCGGGCATGCGAGCTTCGCCGAGGTCGACGTGTTCGTCGACCCGAAGCTGACCGTCAAGGAGGCCCACGACCTGGTCGGGAGGGTGGAGGACGCCATCCACGCCGAGCTCGAGGACCTCGTAACGACCATCCACGTCGAGCCGTTCGTGCAAGGGGTGCGCGACCGCACCCTCACTCCCAAGGAGGAGTTCAAGGAGGAGGTCGAGAACGGCTAG
- the icd gene encoding NADP-dependent isocitrate dehydrogenase, with the protein MSYRHIKVPEGDRIVLQDGQLQVSDRPIVAYIEGDGTGPDIWRASQRVLDAAVAKAYGGRRAIAWMEVFAGDKANEVYGEQVWLPDETVDAIREYLVGIKGPLTTPVGGGIRSINVAIRQLLDLYACVRPVQYFTGVPSPVKRPEDVDMIIFRENTEDIYAGIEFREGTDDAARFLELFKREFPKAYDKIRFPATSGIGIKPVSREGTERLVRAAIAYAIDNDKPTVTLVHKGNIMKFTEGAFRDWGYELADREFGATLLDGGPWRTFKNPRTGRDIVLNDVIADAMLQQVLTRASEYSVIATLNLNGDYLSDALAAQVGGIGIAPGANINYLTGHAVFEATHGTAPKYAGQDKVNPSSVILSGEMLLRHLGWTEAADMVLGSVSGTIGQKRVTYDFHRLMEGATLLKCSEFGEALVENL; encoded by the coding sequence ATGAGCTACCGCCACATCAAGGTCCCGGAAGGGGACCGCATCGTCCTGCAGGACGGCCAGCTGCAAGTGTCCGACCGGCCGATCGTCGCGTACATCGAGGGCGACGGCACGGGCCCGGACATCTGGCGCGCCTCCCAGCGCGTGCTGGACGCCGCCGTGGCCAAGGCGTACGGCGGCAGGCGCGCCATCGCCTGGATGGAAGTGTTCGCCGGCGACAAGGCCAACGAGGTCTACGGCGAACAGGTCTGGCTGCCTGACGAGACGGTCGACGCCATCCGCGAGTACCTGGTCGGCATCAAGGGCCCCCTGACGACGCCGGTCGGTGGCGGCATCCGGAGCATCAACGTCGCCATCCGCCAGCTCCTCGACCTCTACGCCTGCGTGCGGCCCGTCCAGTACTTCACCGGCGTGCCCAGCCCCGTCAAGCGCCCTGAGGACGTCGACATGATCATCTTCCGCGAGAACACGGAAGACATCTACGCCGGCATCGAGTTCCGCGAGGGCACCGATGACGCGGCGCGCTTCCTCGAGCTCTTCAAGCGCGAGTTCCCGAAGGCGTACGACAAGATCCGCTTCCCTGCCACGTCCGGTATCGGCATCAAGCCCGTGTCGCGCGAGGGCACTGAGCGGCTCGTGCGCGCCGCCATCGCGTACGCCATCGACAACGACAAGCCTACCGTCACGCTCGTCCACAAGGGCAACATCATGAAGTTCACCGAAGGGGCGTTCCGCGACTGGGGCTACGAGCTCGCCGACCGCGAGTTCGGGGCCACGCTCCTCGACGGCGGGCCGTGGCGCACCTTCAAGAACCCGCGCACGGGCCGCGACATCGTCCTCAACGACGTCATCGCCGACGCCATGCTGCAGCAGGTCCTCACGCGCGCCAGCGAGTACAGCGTCATCGCGACACTCAACCTCAACGGCGACTACCTGTCCGACGCGCTCGCCGCCCAGGTGGGCGGCATCGGGATCGCGCCCGGCGCGAACATCAACTACCTCACGGGCCACGCCGTCTTCGAGGCGACGCACGGCACGGCACCCAAGTACGCGGGCCAGGACAAGGTGAACCCGTCCTCCGTGATCCTCTCCGGCGAGATGCTCCTGCGTCACCTGGGCTGGACGGAGGCCGCCGACATGGTGCTCGGCTCCGTGAGCGGGACGATCGGGCAGAAGCGCGTGACGTACGACTTCCACCGGCTCATGGAAGGCGCCACTCTCCTCAAGTGCAGCGAGTTCGGCGAGGCGCTCGTAGAGAACCTCTGA
- a CDS encoding MGMT family protein produces the protein MDEGFREAVLRVVRAVPAGRVTTYGEVALLAGRPNHARQVGAILYGLRGGEVDDVPWQRVINASGGISTYKVGSGELQVALLRSEGVEVSDDRVDLRRYRWLGDVE, from the coding sequence ATGGACGAAGGCTTCAGGGAGGCGGTCCTGCGCGTCGTGCGCGCCGTTCCCGCCGGCAGGGTGACGACGTACGGCGAGGTGGCCCTCCTGGCGGGCAGGCCGAACCACGCGCGGCAGGTGGGGGCGATCCTCTACGGGCTACGCGGCGGCGAGGTCGACGACGTGCCGTGGCAACGCGTCATCAACGCTAGCGGCGGCATCTCGACGTACAAGGTCGGCTCCGGCGAGCTGCAGGTCGCGCTGCTGCGCTCGGAGGGGGTCGAGGTGAGCGACGACCGCGTCGACCTGCGGCGCTACAGGTGGCTCGGCGACGTCGAGTAG
- the miaB gene encoding tRNA (N6-isopentenyl adenosine(37)-C2)-methylthiotransferase MiaB, with amino-acid sequence MRAHVITFGCQMNEYDTHTIQSELVAGGHELATHPADADLLLLNTCAVRGKPVEKVISVLGDLRKQRSEGRDVTVGLMGCLAQLDEGREVAQKFGVDLLVGPGAITDLLEALEEYGSLRSGERGGMIERLGFQAELHDYQPPAPRGLSGFLTIMRGCNHHCTYCIVPDTRGPEVSRARESVMREAAAMRAAGLAEVTLLGQNVNSYGMGQPGMPSFPELLRAVADLGFERVKFTTSHPMNFTSELIDVIATHPNVCNDIHLPMQSGSDRVLRRMAREYRIERYLDIVREIREKVAEVVISTDIIVGFPGETEEDFQATLAAAETAAFEQAYMFMYSARPGTPSYKHFEDMPREVKVERLQRLIEAQKARSLAANEVLVGKTLRVLVKDLGRDSRYAVGHSDQNHTVLVPAESVTSMGVKDVTITGATPHALHGEVVGAAPRGIELVMAS; translated from the coding sequence TTGCGAGCACACGTCATCACCTTCGGGTGCCAGATGAACGAGTACGACACCCACACCATCCAGTCCGAGCTGGTTGCCGGCGGGCACGAGCTCGCCACGCACCCGGCCGACGCCGACCTGCTCCTCCTCAACACGTGCGCCGTGCGCGGCAAGCCGGTCGAGAAGGTCATCAGCGTGCTCGGCGACCTGCGCAAGCAGCGCTCCGAGGGGCGCGACGTGACCGTGGGGCTGATGGGCTGCCTCGCCCAGTTGGACGAGGGGCGCGAAGTGGCGCAGAAGTTCGGCGTCGACCTCCTCGTCGGGCCCGGCGCCATCACGGACCTGCTCGAGGCGCTGGAGGAGTACGGCAGCCTGCGCTCCGGGGAGCGCGGCGGCATGATCGAGCGGCTCGGCTTCCAGGCCGAGCTCCACGACTACCAACCGCCGGCGCCCCGAGGCCTGTCTGGCTTCCTCACGATCATGCGGGGTTGCAACCACCACTGCACCTACTGCATCGTCCCCGACACGCGCGGACCGGAGGTCTCGCGCGCGCGCGAGAGCGTCATGCGGGAGGCGGCCGCGATGCGCGCGGCGGGGCTGGCCGAGGTGACCCTGCTCGGCCAGAACGTCAACTCCTACGGCATGGGCCAACCCGGCATGCCAAGCTTCCCGGAGCTCCTCCGCGCGGTCGCCGACCTCGGCTTCGAGCGCGTCAAGTTCACGACCAGCCACCCGATGAACTTCACGAGCGAGCTCATCGACGTCATCGCCACGCATCCGAACGTCTGCAACGACATCCACCTCCCGATGCAGTCCGGCTCCGACCGGGTGCTGCGGCGCATGGCGCGCGAGTACCGCATCGAGCGGTACCTGGACATCGTCAGGGAGATCAGGGAGAAGGTCGCCGAGGTCGTCATCTCGACGGACATCATCGTCGGCTTCCCCGGCGAGACGGAGGAGGACTTCCAGGCGACGCTCGCGGCCGCCGAGACGGCGGCGTTCGAGCAGGCGTACATGTTCATGTACTCCGCCCGCCCGGGCACGCCGAGCTACAAGCACTTCGAGGACATGCCCCGCGAGGTGAAGGTCGAGCGCCTGCAGCGGCTCATCGAGGCCCAGAAGGCGCGGAGCCTGGCCGCCAACGAGGTGCTCGTCGGCAAGACCTTGCGCGTGCTGGTGAAGGACCTCGGCCGCGACTCGCGCTACGCGGTGGGCCACTCGGACCAGAACCACACGGTCCTCGTGCCCGCCGAGAGCGTGACGAGCATGGGCGTGAAGGACGTGACGATCACTGGCGCGACGCCGCACGCCCTGCACGGCGAGGTAGTCGGGGCCGCCCCGCGCGGCATCGAGCTCGTGATGGCGTCGTGA
- a CDS encoding NUDIX hydrolase produces the protein MARREFVVAAAILLDPSGRVLLVGNDWQGHGRVRYTLPGGVVERGESTLDALVREVKEETGLEITGVKGLAYAVHVEDRRRNDRAVSFAFLAEYQGLLNPRDPDGFIVEARFFPVEEVAMIVPIPPLRDPLVTYLRERVPGRFYAYGGWDGRALQKA, from the coding sequence GTGGCGCGGCGTGAGTTCGTCGTTGCCGCGGCCATCCTGCTCGACCCGTCCGGTCGAGTACTGCTCGTAGGCAACGACTGGCAAGGGCACGGCCGGGTCCGGTACACGCTCCCGGGCGGGGTGGTGGAGCGCGGCGAGTCAACGCTCGACGCCTTGGTGCGCGAGGTCAAGGAGGAGACCGGCCTCGAGATAACGGGCGTGAAGGGCTTGGCGTACGCGGTCCACGTGGAGGACAGGCGCCGCAACGACCGCGCCGTGTCGTTCGCGTTCTTGGCCGAGTACCAGGGGCTCCTCAACCCGCGCGACCCGGACGGGTTCATCGTCGAGGCGCGCTTCTTCCCGGTCGAGGAGGTCGCCATGATCGTCCCCATCCCGCCGCTACGCGACCCGCTCGTGACCTACCTGCGCGAGCGCGTGCCGGGGCGCTTCTACGCCTACGGCGGTTGGGACGGCCGGGCTTTGCAGAAGGCCTGA
- a CDS encoding M20/M25/M40 family metallo-hydrolase, with protein MQDSLVSLASELIKAPSQTGKEGPAAAVMLEAFEANGFDEAYLDEVGNAIGVIRRGEGRTLMLNGHIDTVPVGDPDLWPYPPLSGAVVNERLWGRGACDMKSALACMVMAASDAAAAGFEGTLIVSGVVQEEVGGLGARHIAATLAYDAVVLGEPSKCRMMLGHRGANVVEVVFPGAIAHAARASLGENALAHVARYVLALEGLELPRGGALGGSSATPTRVVSSPSDSTNVVPGSAVLTVDYRSVPGEGPAEVVERLRSIAHDERIVVRIADSGRGGEDALRSTAAYLADPDAPAVRVAREAFGRALAAVGRRFEEDVWWFCTDAPHLARRGAAVIGFGPGEEELAHTTNESVAVADLHAARRAYAEFAKAYLARRKNGETA; from the coding sequence ATGCAAGACTCCCTCGTCTCCCTCGCTTCCGAGCTGATCAAGGCGCCGAGCCAGACCGGCAAGGAAGGGCCTGCCGCCGCCGTGATGCTGGAGGCGTTCGAGGCGAACGGCTTCGACGAGGCCTACCTCGACGAGGTCGGCAACGCCATCGGCGTGATCCGCCGGGGCGAGGGCAGGACGCTGATGCTCAACGGCCACATCGATACCGTGCCGGTCGGAGACCCCGACCTGTGGCCCTACCCGCCGCTCTCCGGCGCCGTGGTGAACGAGCGGCTCTGGGGGCGCGGCGCCTGCGACATGAAGAGCGCGCTCGCCTGCATGGTCATGGCGGCCTCGGACGCCGCCGCGGCCGGCTTCGAGGGCACGTTGATCGTCAGCGGCGTCGTCCAGGAGGAGGTCGGCGGCCTCGGGGCCAGGCACATCGCGGCCACGCTCGCCTACGACGCGGTGGTGCTCGGCGAGCCGAGCAAGTGCCGCATGATGCTAGGCCACCGCGGCGCGAACGTCGTCGAGGTCGTGTTCCCGGGCGCCATCGCGCACGCGGCGCGGGCCTCGCTCGGCGAGAACGCCTTGGCGCACGTCGCCCGCTACGTCCTCGCGCTCGAGGGGCTCGAGCTGCCGCGCGGGGGAGCTTTGGGCGGCTCCAGCGCGACGCCGACGCGCGTCGTCAGCTCGCCGTCCGACTCGACCAACGTCGTCCCCGGCTCCGCCGTCCTCACGGTCGACTACCGGTCGGTGCCCGGCGAGGGGCCGGCAGAGGTCGTCGAGCGGCTACGCTCCATCGCGCACGACGAGCGCATCGTCGTGCGGATCGCGGACAGCGGCAGGGGCGGCGAGGACGCGCTACGCTCCACCGCTGCGTACCTGGCCGATCCGGACGCCCCGGCCGTCCGGGTGGCGCGTGAGGCGTTCGGGCGCGCCCTCGCGGCCGTCGGCAGGCGCTTCGAGGAAGATGTGTGGTGGTTCTGCACCGACGCCCCGCACCTGGCGCGGCGCGGCGCGGCCGTCATCGGTTTCGGGCCTGGCGAGGAGGAGTTGGCGCACACCACCAACGAGAGCGTGGCCGTCGCCGACCTGCACGCCGCCCGGCGCGCCTACGCCGAGTTCGCCAAGGCTTACCTCGCGCGCCGGAAGAACGGGGAGACAGCATGA